A stretch of Dysidea avara chromosome 5, odDysAvar1.4, whole genome shotgun sequence DNA encodes these proteins:
- the LOC136255314 gene encoding conditioned medium factor-like, translated as MGFLSLMIAALLLTQHTYGQSKQYQYKNLAGSAAEFPHFAPPPLEATGMHSRYHVLPLLTLDETTPEWKHAFPVDHCDIFAVTVFGKNPKSFKLVFTSPDGKSVTANVVADEELGYGTAGSYPCRTFLFNDPVPSVGQWTISVTSNDPSTFPAKASLIASFYPSDLTLQAYVPAENLIAGRSVQIIALLPSVVKSKENINSTRSVAALDSAVTTVYLPDGTQKNVEMKEGPRSISNDLYATFEAPVSGIYKNLVQLSGELSDGTKFIRSLWYVFTVAHPSVSITGDVRGALRTHEISQRELIDFTIDVDWDGPDVSYRAFAQVWGTGKNNEEVPVAWISGLVDVQKKELCVGHCHYIKMQLDSRWLEFANAKPPLTLKRVSLEELKGYITLSTADSIKVASDDHLLNWTPSFKEENIEIDWEMKEGYNPYRIKKDNTTSSETGTLVLLHGYCAGDDYFPPEHFTDYFVFNRYGKNMLHDEYAREVLKDLDEAGVTRYSTYGHSQGGAVATHLYTYYMSGLDAVENGRIVQSLGTPYLGCPLAGLLAIIGDFFGIGCGSNGDLTYDGAARWAAELPIDYLNEVYYYITQYPGNAPLLQRYCLLVVQLVLSSPNDGITEVAKAKLPYANQVSIFEGECHMTGMQYPFQLYNEERNKEVNAAAAR; from the exons ATG GGTTTTCTTTCGCTTATGATTGCTGCGTTGCTGCTGACCCAGCACACTTATGGCCAGAGTAAACAATATCAGTACAAGAATCTAGCGGGATCTGCAGCAGAATTTCCACACTTTGCACCTCCTCCGCTAGAGGCGACGGGTATGCACTCGCGTTATCACGTGTTACCATTGCTAACACTGGACGAGACGACTCCTGAGTGGAAACACGCCTTTCCTGTGGACCATTGTGACATTTTTGCTGTGACAGTGTTTGGTAAAAATCCAAAATCCTTCAAGTTAGTTTTCACATCACCAGATGGTAAGTCAGTCACTGCTAACGTTGTGGCTGATGAAGAGTTGGGATATGGAACAGCTGGGTCATACCCTTGTAGGACATTCTTGTTTAATGATCCAGTCCCCAGTGTAGGCCAGTGGACTATAAGTGTCACTTCTAATGATCCCTCCACATTTCCAGCTAAGGCCAGTCTCATCGCATCATTCTATCCTAGTGACTTGACCCTGCAAGCTTATGTACCAGCAGAGAATCTCATAGCTGGACGTTCTGTTCAGATCATTGCACTGTTACCATCAGTGGTCAAGTCAAAGGAGAACATCAACTCAACAAGAAGTGTTGCTGCTCTGGATAGTGCAGTAACTACTGTCTACTTGCCAGATGGGACACAGAAGAATGTTGAAATGAAAGAAGGTCCCCGTAGCATATCTAATGACCTCTATGCAACATTTGAGGCACCAGTTTCAGGAATTTATAAGAACCTTGTTCAGCTCAGTGGAGAACTGTCTGATGGTACAAAGTTTATAAGGTCATTATGGTATGTGTTTACAGTGGCACACCCTTCTGTCAGTATCACTGGTGATGTCAGAGGTGCTCTACGTACTCATGAAATATCTCAGAGAGAACTGATTGACTTTACCATTGACGTGGATTGGGACGGACCTGATGTATCGTACCGAGCATTTGCTCAAGTGTGGGGTACTGGTAAGAACAATGAAGAGGTCCCTGTAGCATGGATCAGTGGTCTAGTGGATGTGCAGAAGAAAGAGCTTTGTGTAGGTCACTGCCACTATATTAAAATGCAGTTAGATTCACGCTGGCTGGAATTTGCTAATGCTAAACCACCACTTACCCTCAAGAGGGTCTCACTGGAGGAACTAAAAGGTTACATTACTCTGAGTACTGCCGACTCTATTAAGGTTGCTTCAGATGACCACTTGCTAAACTGGACTCCATCATTTAAAGAAGAAAATATTGAGATAGACTGGGAGATGAAGGAGGGATACAATCCTTACAGGATTAAGAAGGACAACACTACTAGCAGTGAAACAGGAACACTAGTACTTCTTCATGGATATTGTGCGGGAGATGATTATTTTCCACCAGAACATTTTACTGACTACTTTGTCTTTAACCGCTATGGTAAAAACATGTTGCATGATGAATATGCCAGAGAGGTACTAAAGGATCTTGATGAAGCTGGAGTGACAAGATATAGCACTTATGGCCACTCTCAAGGAGGAGCAGTAGCCACTCACTTGTACACATATTACATGTCCGGATTAGATGCTGTG GAGAATGGTCGTATTGTTCAAAGTCTTGGAACGCCTTATCTTGGTTGTCCTTTGGCTGGTCTCCTGGCAATAATTGGAGACTTCTTTGGCATCGGATGTGGTTCTAATGGTGACCTCACTTATGATGGGGCTGCTAGGTGGGCAGCCGAGCTACCAATTGACTACCTTAATGAAGTATACTACTATATCACACAG TATCCCGGAAATGCTCCACTACTGCAGCGATATTGCCTATTGGTTGTTCAACTGGTGCTGTCTTCACCCAATGATGGCATCACAGAAGTGGCTAAAGCAAAGTTACCTTATGCTAATCAGGTTTCTATTTTTGAAGGAGAGTGCCACATGACGGGAATGCAGTACCCCTTTCAGTTATATAATGAAGAACGCAACAAGGAGGTTAATGCTGCTGCTGCTCGTTAA